From Medicago truncatula cultivar Jemalong A17 chromosome 7, MtrunA17r5.0-ANR, whole genome shotgun sequence, a single genomic window includes:
- the LOC11433138 gene encoding protein FATTY ACID EXPORT 3, chloroplastic, translating into MASMSFTMDSVSVLNPKLSLNHTHLSHSPNFHPLLKHRHTTFKLSLPRYALNQRTKPLTLVFAASTPQHDSDHGEIEVEKGNDVSSEEESQEAWKQALDTFKEQALKLQGVSQEAYEVYSKKAIVVLQDTSEQLKIQADKARHDLSVVAKEITEEGKEYFSSAAENSPEVKEIVETFTSPDDDLSKVSGVRDFYVGIPYGLLLSAGGFLSFMITGSIAAIRFGVILGGVLLALSISSLKSYKKGQPSSLALKGQTAIAGILFLREISVLGRGSTYFTALISGAVAAFYVYRLVLEGKPQKGSNFEGEAGN; encoded by the exons ATGGCTTCGATGAGTTTCACCATGGATTCAGTTTCTGTGTTAAACCCTAAACTCAGTCTCAACCACACCCATCTCTCTCATTCTCCAAACTTTCATCCTTTACTCAAACATCGCCACACCACTTTCAAACTTTCCCTTCCTCGTTATGCCCTCAATCAACGCACCAAACCTTTAACCCTCGTTTTCGCTGCTTCTACGCCTCAACATGACTCT GATCATGGTGAAATTGAGGTAGAGAAGGGGAATGATGTTAGTTCTGAGGAGGAATCACAGGAAGCATGGAAGCAGGCTTTGGATACATTCAAGGAACAAGCTTTGAAGCTACAAGGGGTTTCTCAGGAGGCTTATGAAGTGTATTCTAAGAAGGCCATTGTGGTTTTGCAAGATACTTCAGAACAGTTGAAGATACAGGCTGATAAGGCAAGGCATGATTTGAGTGTTGTGGCGAAGGAAATCACCGAAGAAGGAAAAGagtatttctcttctgctgcTGAGAATTCACCTGAGGTGAAGGAAATTGTGGAAACTTTTACTTCCCCAGATGATGATCTCAGCAAAGTTTCTGGAGTTCGGGACTTTTATGTTGGTATACCCTATG GTTTGTTACTATCTGCGGGTGGCTTCCTTTCCTTTATGATAACAGGAAGCATTGCAGCAATAAGGTTTGGGGTGATTTTAGGTGGTGTCCTATTGGCTTTAAGCATTTCAAGTCTGAAATCATATAAAAAGGGGCAGCCCTCATCTCTAGCTTTGAAGGGCCAGACAG CTATAGCAGGTATCTTGTTTCTGCGTGAGATCAGCGTATTAGGCAGA GGATCAACTTATTTCACTGCTTTGATCAG TGGTGCGGTAGCGGCATTTTATGTCTATAGACTGGTTTTAGAAGGTAAACCACAAAAAGGTTCAAACTTTGAAGGTGAAGCAGGAAACTAG
- the LOC11433630 gene encoding leucine-rich repeat receptor-like protein kinase PXC2 — protein sequence MFHSTKMMKFSSIYLLFVIFFGSVMLQVFSVDDPVFNDDILGLIVFKAGLQDPKHKLISWNEDDYTPCNWEGVKCDSSNNRVTSVILDGFSLSGHIDRGLLRLQFLQTLSLSGNNFTGFINPDLPKLGSLQVVDFSDNNLKGTIPEGFFQQCGSLKTVNFAKNNLTGNIPVSLGTCNTLANVNFSYNQIDGKLPSEVWFLRGLQSLDVSNNLLDGEIPEGIQNLYDMRELSLKKNRFSGRIPQDIGGCIVLKSLDLSGNLLSGGIPQSMQRLNSCNSLSLQGNSFTGNIPDWIGELKDLENLDLSANRFSGWIPKSLGNLNMLQRLNFSRNQLTGNLPDSMMNCTKLLALDISNNQLNGYLPSWIFRNGNYHGLEVLDLSSNSFSGEIPSDIGGLSSLKIWNMSTNYFSGSVPVGIGELKSLCIVDLSDNKLNGSIPFELEGAISLGELRLQKNSIGGRIPDQIAKCSALTSLDLSHNKLTGSIPGAIANLTNLQHVDLSWNELSGTLPKELTNLSNLLSFDVSYNHLQGELPVGGFFNTIPSSSVTGNSLLCGSVVNHSCPSVHPKPIVLNPNSSAPNSSVPSNYHRHKIILSISALVAIGAAALIAVGVVAITFLNMRARSAMERSAVPFAFSGGEDYSNSPANDPNYGKLVMFSGDADFADGAHNLLNKDSEIGRGGFGVVYRTFLRDGHAVAIKKLTVSSLIKSQDEFEKEVKRFGKIRHQNLVALEGYYWTSSLQLLIYEYLSSGSLHKLLHDANNKNVLSWRQRFKVILGMAKGLSHLHETNIIHYNLKSTNVLIDCSGEAKIGDFGLVKLLPMLDHCVLSSKIQSALGYMAPEFACRTVKITEKCDVYGFGILILEIVTGKRPVEYMEDDVVVLCDMVRGSLEEGNVEHCVDERLLGNFAAEEAIPVIKLGLICASQVPSNRPDMSEVINILELIQCPSEGQEELLE from the exons ATGTTTCATTCTACAAAGATGATGAAATTCAGCAGCATATATTTGttgtttgtgatattttttggttCTGTTATGCTGCAAGTGTTTTCTGTTGATGATCCTGTTTTCAATGATGATATATTAGGCTTAATTGTGTTTAAAGCTGGTTTACAAGATCCTAAACACAAACTCATTTCATGGAATGAAGATGATTACACTCCTTGTAATTGGGAAGGTGTGAAATGTGATTCTTCAAACAATAGAGTCACTTCTGTTATACTTGATGGATTCTCTCTTTCAGGTCACATTGATAGAGGCTTATTGAGATTGCAGTTTCTTCAAACTCTATCACTTTCTGGTAACAATTTCACAGGTTTCATAAACCCTGATCTTCCTAAACTTGGAAGTTTACAAGTTGTTGACTTTAGTGATAACAATCTCAAAGGGACAATTCCTGAAGGGTTTTTTCAACAATGTGGATCTTTGAAAACTGTTAACTTTGCTAAGAATAATCTTACAGGTAACATTCCTGTTTCTCTTGGCACTTGTAACACATTGGCAAATGTTAACTTTTCTTATAATCAAATTGATGGAAAATTGCCATCTGAGGTGTGGTTTTTGAGGGGATTGCAGTCACTTGATGTTTCAAATAACTTGCTTGATGGAGAAATTCCTGAGGGGATTCAAAATCTTTATGATATGAGAGAGTTGAGTTTGAAGAAAAACCGATTTAGTGGTAGAATTCCTCAGGATATTGGTGGCTGCATTGTTTTGAAATCACTTGATTTGAGTGGTAATTTGCTCTCTGGTGGAATTCCTCAATCAATGCAAAGACTCAATTCTTGTAACTCTCTCAGTTTGCAAGGAAACTCATTCACAGGTAACATTCCTGATTGGATTGGAGAGTTGAAAGATCTAGAAAATCTTGATCTTTCTGCTAATAGATTTTCTGGTTGGATTCCAAAGTCATTAGGAAATCTTAACATGCTGCAAAGATTGAATTTTTCAAGGAATCAGTTAACCGGAAACTTGCCGGATTCGATGATGAACTGTACTAAGCTTTTGGCTCTTGATATCAGTAACAATCAATTGAATGGTTATCTTCCTTCATGGATTTTTAGGAATGGTAACTATCATGGTCTTGAGGTTTTGGATTTGTCTTCAAATTCATTTTCTGGTGAAATTCCATCTGATATTGGTGGTCTTAGTAGTTTGAAAATCTGGAATATGTCTACCAACTATTTCTCTGGTTCTGTTCCTGTTGGTATAGGCGAACTCAAATCTTTGTGCATTGTTGATTTGAGTGATAACAAGCTTAATGGAAGCATTCCTTTTGAATTAGAAGGTGCAATTTCACTTGGTGAATTGAGGCTACAGAAGAATTCCATTGGTGGGAGAATTCCGGATCAAATCGCGAAGTGCTCGGCTCTAACATCTTT GGATCTCTCTCACAACAAGCTTACTGGTTCAATCCCTGGAGCCATTGCAAACCTAACCAATCTTCAGCATGTAGACTTGTCATGGAATGAACTCTCTGGAACTTTGCCGAAGGAACTGACAAATCTTTCCAATCTTTTATCGTTTGATGTATCCTACAATCACCTTCAAGGTGAGTTGCCGGTCGGTGGTTTCTTCAACACCATCCCCTCCTCATCAGTTACCGGTAACTCATTGCTGTGCGGTTCTGTTGTCAACCACTCCTGTCCATCAGTTCATCCGAAACCTATTGTCCTCAATCCCAATTCTTCTGCTCCCAACTCCAGCGTTCCGTCAAATTATCATCGACACAAGATCATACTCAGCATATCTGCTCTTGTTGCTATTGGTGCAGCTGCTTTAATTGCCGTTGGTGTCGTTGCTATCACTTTCCTAAATATGCGTGCGCGTTCTGCAATGGAACGTTCTGCTGTCCCATTTGCATTCTCCGGTGGTGAGGACTATAGCAACTCACCGGCGAATGATCCAAACTATGGCAAGCTTGTCATGTTTTCTGGTGATGCAGACTTTGCTGATGGCGCACACAATCTCCTTAATAAAGATAGTGAAATAGGCCGTGGTGGATTTGGAGTTGTTTATCGCACATTTCTTCGAGACGGGCATGCTGTTGCGATTAAAAAGCTTACAGTCTCAAGTTTGATCAAGTCCCAAGATGAATTCGAGAAGGAAGTGAAAAGGTTTGGGAAGATTCGGCACCAGAATCTTGTAGCACTCGAAGGCTATTATTGGACTTCATCATTGCAGCTCCTCATTTACGAGTACCTATCAAGTGGGAGCTTGCATAAGCTACTACACGACGCTAACAACAAAAATGTCTTATCATGGCGACAAAGGTTCAAGGTTATTCTCGGCATGGCAAAAGGGTTGTCACATTTGCACGAAACAAACATAATTCACTATAATCTTAAATCAACCAATGTTCTTATCGACTGTTCCGGCGAGGCAAAGATAGGAGATTTCGGCTTGGTGAAGCTGTTACCAATGCTGGACCATTGTGTGTTAAGCAGCAAAATTCAAAGTGCGCTAGGATACATGGCACCCGAGTTTGCTTGCCGCACAGTTAAAATAACCGAGAAATGCGACGTGTACGGTTTCGGGATCCTGATTTTGGAGATAGTGACAGGAAAAAGACCTGTGGAATACATGGAGGATGATGTGGTGGTTCTTTGTGACATGGTGAGGGGATCATTAGAAGAAGGAAATGTCGAGCATTGTGTTGATGAAAGACTTTTAGGTAATTTTGCAGCTGAAGAAGCAATTCCTGTGATAAAATTAGGATTGATTTGTGCATCACAAGTGCCATCAAATAGGCCTGATATGAGTGAGGTGATCAACATATTAGAGTTAATTCAGTGCCCTTCAGAAGGACAAGAGGAATTATTAGAATGA
- the LOC11435845 gene encoding uncharacterized protein: MGKHTLLILLLFSLILFHGSHASFLKDLRKLIDSTKDSLIPEEKKLDPNKTAGEEKKNDVNIPPVPTPQPLPKVENNNGENQKETNNKITNTPPPVPATAPPPPVLVTAPPPPVPATAPPPLPKKDEGKGQVEEKGKNEGIKLAHSTTNDTCEGLHTCRDDGDMVACISKMDSKNFVVLLQNRGGGTIKVKLRSDLESNLGDIVVDKNKTEKVTIKQIKSESTELTLDAGKGDCVLHVTVVTPVPEASFFLRLPSFDKILTPVNGAYFLIFTVIVFAVTWACCCIFKKKPRDEIPYQELEMALPESASATVVESAEGWDQGWDDDWDDNVAVKSPVVRHAGSISANGLTSRSSNKDGWEDNWDD; encoded by the exons ATGGGAAAACACACGTTACTGATACTATTATTGTTTTCCTTAATTCTGTTTCATGGGTCTCATGCTTCCTTTCTTAAAGACCTAAGAAAATTGATTGATTCAACAAag GATTCTCTGATACCAGAAGAGAAGAAATTAGATCCAAATAAGACTGCTggtgaagagaaaaagaatgatGTTAATATTCCACCCGTTCCGACACCACAACCTTTACCTAAGGTGGAGAATAACAATGGTGAAAATCAGAAGGAGACGAATAATAAAATTACTAATACACCTCCACCTGTTCCGGCTACTGCACCTCCCCCTCCTGTTCTGGTTACTGCACCCCCTCCTCCTGTTCCTGCTACTGCTCCACCTCCTTTACCCAAAAAGGATGAAGGAAAGGGTCAGGTAGAAGAGAAGGGTAAAAATGAGGGGATTAAACTTGCACATTCTACAACTAATGACACTTGTGAAGGACTGCATACATGCAGAGACGATGGGGACATGGTTGCCTGCATTTCCAAAATGG ATTCCAAAAACTTTGTTGTTCTTCTTCAAAATAGAGGGGGTGGCACCATCAAAGTGAAGCTTCGCAGTGATCTTGAAAGTAACCTTGGCGATATAGTagttgacaaaaataaaacagaaaag GTCACcatcaaacaaattaaaagtgAAAGTACCGAACTGACTTTGGATGCTGGAAAaggagattgtgtgcttcacgTAACCGTGGTTACTCCCGTACCTGAAGCGAGTTTTTTTCTGCGCCTTCCTTCATTTGACAAGATTTTAACGCCGGTAAACGGTGCCTATTTCCTCATATTCACAGTAATAGTCTTTGCAGTTACATGGGCTTGTTGCTGCATATTCAAGAAGAAACCGCGCGATGAGATCCCATATCAAGAGCTCGAAATGGCATTGCCCGAGTCTGCTTCAGCTACCGTTGTGGAATCTGCTGAAGGATGGGATCAAGGATGGGACGATGATTGGGACGACAATGTAGCGGTGAAATCACCAGTAGTGCGCCATGCAGGAAGTATCTCGGCAAATGGCCTTACTTCTAGATCTTCAAACAAAGATGGATGGGAAGATAACTGGGATGATTAG
- the LOC120577064 gene encoding uncharacterized protein produces MDHRFRERSNIVLDCFSCLDSKNSFSKFDVDKLARLADIYHVDFSDDDRGTIREQLDTYMVQTEKHLVFPLVYKLIELALILPVSTASVERAFSAMKIIKTKLRNKINNVWLNDLMICYTEREIFKSLDDVDIIRTFTRKRSRKEHLPPNFI; encoded by the exons ATGGATCATCGCTTTAGGGAAAGAAGTAACATTGTACTTGATTGCTTCTCATGTCTTGATTCCAAAAACTCTTTCTCCAAGTTTGATGTTGATAAGCTTGCTCGTCTTGCTGATATTTATCATGTAGACTTTTCTGATGATGACCGTGGAACAATAAGGGAGCAACTTGACACTTAT ATGGTTCAAACTGAGAAACATTTGGTATTTCCATTGGTCTACAAACTCATTGAGTTGGCTTTGATATTGCCGGTGTCGACAGCTTCCGTTGAAAGAGCTTTTTCAGCAATGAAGATTATTAAGACTAAATTGCGCAACAAGATCAACAATGTGTGGTTGAATGACTTGATGATATGTTACACCGAGCGGGAGATATTCAAGtcacttgatgatgttgatattattcgAACATTCACTCGAAAGAGGTCGCGGAAAGAGCATTtacctcctaattttatttag